One Anolis carolinensis isolate JA03-04 chromosome 4, rAnoCar3.1.pri, whole genome shotgun sequence DNA window includes the following coding sequences:
- the hdac3 gene encoding histone deacetylase 3 isoform X1 yields the protein MAKTVAYFYDPDVGNFHYGAGHPMKPHRLALTHSLVLHYGLYKKMIVFKPYQASQHDMCRFHSEDYIDFLQRVSPNNMQGFTKSLNAFNVGDDCPVFPGLFEFCSRYTGASLQGATQLNNKICDIAINWAGGLHHAKKFEASGFCYVNDIVIGILELLKYHPRVLYIDIDIHHGDGVQEAFYLTDRVMTVSFHKYGNYFFPGTGDMYEVGAESGRYYCLNVPLRDGIDDQSYKHLFQPVINQVVEFYQPTCIVLQCGADSLGCDRLGCFNLSIRGHGECVEYVKSFSIPLLVLGGGGYTVRNVARCWTYETSLLVDEAISEELPYSEYFEYFAPDFTLHPDVSTRIENQNSRQYLDQIRQTIFENLKMLNHAPSVQIHDVPSDLLSYERADEPDPEERGSEDNYSRPEASNEFYDGEHDNDKESDVEI from the exons GAGCAGGACATCCTATGAAGCCCCATCGTTTGGCACTAACTCACAGTCTTGTGCTCCACTATGGACTCTATAAGAAAATGATT GTTTTTAAACCATACCAAGCATCCCAACATGACATGTGCCGCTTTCACTCAGAAGATTACATTGATTTCCTTCAGAGAGTGAGTCCCAACAACATGCAAGGATTCACCAAGAGCCTCAATGCTTTCAATGTAGGGGATGACTG CCCAGTGTTCCCAGGTCTGTTTGAATTTTGTTCTCGGTATACTGGGGCCTCTTTGCAAGGAGCAACACAACTGAATAATAAG ATTTGTGATATTGCAATAAACTGGGCTGGAGGCTTACATCATGCCAAGAAGTTTGAG GCTTCTGGATTTTGTTATGTTAATGACATCGTGATTGGCATTTTGGAGCTTCTCAA GTATCACCCACGTGTACTTTACATTGATATAGATATTCATCATGGAGATGGTGTTCAGGAGGCTTTTTACTTGACTGATCGTGTCATGACAGTGTCTTTTCATAAATATGGGAATTACTTCTTCCCTGGTACAG GTGACATGTATGAAGTTGGGGCAGAGAGTGGCCGCTATTACTGTCTGAATGTGCCTTTGCGTGATGGCATTGATGACCAAA GTTACAAACACCTCTTCCAACCAGTCATTAACCAAGTGGTAGAATTCTATCAGCCCACATGCATAGTGCTGCAG TGTGGAGCTGACTCCTTAGGGTGTGATCGTTTGGGTTGCTTTAATCTCAGTATAAGAGGACATGG GGAGTGTGTGGAATACGTAAAGAGTTTCAGCATTCCACTTCTGGTGTTGGGAGGAGGTGGCTACACAGTTCGCAATGTGGCCCGATGCTG GACTTATGAAACATCATTGCTTGTAGATGAAGCCATTAGTGAGGAGTTGCCATACAGTG AATACTTTGAATACTTTGCTCCAGACTTCACCCTTCATCCTGATGTCAGCACTAGAATTGAGAATCAGAACTCGAGGCAG TACTTGGATCAAATCCGTCAGACTATATTTGAGAATTTGAAGATGTTGAATCATGCACCCAGTGTCCAAATCCATGATGTCCCTTCTGATCTGCTGAGCTATGAGCGTGCTGATGAACCTGATCCAGAAGAGAGAGGGTCAGAGGATAACTACAGCAG GCCAGAAGCTTCCAATGAGTTCTATGATGGCGAACACGATAACGATAAAGAAAGTGATGTGGAGATATGA
- the hdac3 gene encoding histone deacetylase 3 isoform X2, protein MAKTVAYFYDPDVGNFHYGAGHPMKPHRLALTHSLVLHYGLYKKMIVFKPYQASQHDMCRFHSEDYIDFLQRVSPNNMQGFTKSLNAFNVGDDCPVFPGLFEFCSRYTGASLQGATQLNNKICDIAINWAGGLHHAKKFEVMRYHPRVLYIDIDIHHGDGVQEAFYLTDRVMTVSFHKYGNYFFPGTGDMYEVGAESGRYYCLNVPLRDGIDDQSYKHLFQPVINQVVEFYQPTCIVLQCGADSLGCDRLGCFNLSIRGHGECVEYVKSFSIPLLVLGGGGYTVRNVARCWTYETSLLVDEAISEELPYSEYFEYFAPDFTLHPDVSTRIENQNSRQYLDQIRQTIFENLKMLNHAPSVQIHDVPSDLLSYERADEPDPEERGSEDNYSRPEASNEFYDGEHDNDKESDVEI, encoded by the exons GAGCAGGACATCCTATGAAGCCCCATCGTTTGGCACTAACTCACAGTCTTGTGCTCCACTATGGACTCTATAAGAAAATGATT GTTTTTAAACCATACCAAGCATCCCAACATGACATGTGCCGCTTTCACTCAGAAGATTACATTGATTTCCTTCAGAGAGTGAGTCCCAACAACATGCAAGGATTCACCAAGAGCCTCAATGCTTTCAATGTAGGGGATGACTG CCCAGTGTTCCCAGGTCTGTTTGAATTTTGTTCTCGGTATACTGGGGCCTCTTTGCAAGGAGCAACACAACTGAATAATAAG ATTTGTGATATTGCAATAAACTGGGCTGGAGGCTTACATCATGCCAAGAAGTTTGAGGTAATGAG GTATCACCCACGTGTACTTTACATTGATATAGATATTCATCATGGAGATGGTGTTCAGGAGGCTTTTTACTTGACTGATCGTGTCATGACAGTGTCTTTTCATAAATATGGGAATTACTTCTTCCCTGGTACAG GTGACATGTATGAAGTTGGGGCAGAGAGTGGCCGCTATTACTGTCTGAATGTGCCTTTGCGTGATGGCATTGATGACCAAA GTTACAAACACCTCTTCCAACCAGTCATTAACCAAGTGGTAGAATTCTATCAGCCCACATGCATAGTGCTGCAG TGTGGAGCTGACTCCTTAGGGTGTGATCGTTTGGGTTGCTTTAATCTCAGTATAAGAGGACATGG GGAGTGTGTGGAATACGTAAAGAGTTTCAGCATTCCACTTCTGGTGTTGGGAGGAGGTGGCTACACAGTTCGCAATGTGGCCCGATGCTG GACTTATGAAACATCATTGCTTGTAGATGAAGCCATTAGTGAGGAGTTGCCATACAGTG AATACTTTGAATACTTTGCTCCAGACTTCACCCTTCATCCTGATGTCAGCACTAGAATTGAGAATCAGAACTCGAGGCAG TACTTGGATCAAATCCGTCAGACTATATTTGAGAATTTGAAGATGTTGAATCATGCACCCAGTGTCCAAATCCATGATGTCCCTTCTGATCTGCTGAGCTATGAGCGTGCTGATGAACCTGATCCAGAAGAGAGAGGGTCAGAGGATAACTACAGCAG GCCAGAAGCTTCCAATGAGTTCTATGATGGCGAACACGATAACGATAAAGAAAGTGATGTGGAGATATGA
- the hdac3 gene encoding histone deacetylase 3 isoform X3, with amino-acid sequence MPRSLRYHPRVLYIDIDIHHGDGVQEAFYLTDRVMTVSFHKYGNYFFPGTGDMYEVGAESGRYYCLNVPLRDGIDDQSYKHLFQPVINQVVEFYQPTCIVLQCGADSLGCDRLGCFNLSIRGHGECVEYVKSFSIPLLVLGGGGYTVRNVARCWTYETSLLVDEAISEELPYSEYFEYFAPDFTLHPDVSTRIENQNSRQYLDQIRQTIFENLKMLNHAPSVQIHDVPSDLLSYERADEPDPEERGSEDNYSRPEASNEFYDGEHDNDKESDVEI; translated from the exons ATGCCAAGAAGTTTGAG GTATCACCCACGTGTACTTTACATTGATATAGATATTCATCATGGAGATGGTGTTCAGGAGGCTTTTTACTTGACTGATCGTGTCATGACAGTGTCTTTTCATAAATATGGGAATTACTTCTTCCCTGGTACAG GTGACATGTATGAAGTTGGGGCAGAGAGTGGCCGCTATTACTGTCTGAATGTGCCTTTGCGTGATGGCATTGATGACCAAA GTTACAAACACCTCTTCCAACCAGTCATTAACCAAGTGGTAGAATTCTATCAGCCCACATGCATAGTGCTGCAG TGTGGAGCTGACTCCTTAGGGTGTGATCGTTTGGGTTGCTTTAATCTCAGTATAAGAGGACATGG GGAGTGTGTGGAATACGTAAAGAGTTTCAGCATTCCACTTCTGGTGTTGGGAGGAGGTGGCTACACAGTTCGCAATGTGGCCCGATGCTG GACTTATGAAACATCATTGCTTGTAGATGAAGCCATTAGTGAGGAGTTGCCATACAGTG AATACTTTGAATACTTTGCTCCAGACTTCACCCTTCATCCTGATGTCAGCACTAGAATTGAGAATCAGAACTCGAGGCAG TACTTGGATCAAATCCGTCAGACTATATTTGAGAATTTGAAGATGTTGAATCATGCACCCAGTGTCCAAATCCATGATGTCCCTTCTGATCTGCTGAGCTATGAGCGTGCTGATGAACCTGATCCAGAAGAGAGAGGGTCAGAGGATAACTACAGCAG GCCAGAAGCTTCCAATGAGTTCTATGATGGCGAACACGATAACGATAAAGAAAGTGATGTGGAGATATGA